The DNA sequence ATGAAAAATGTGCTGATCAAAAAGATGGTGATAAAAGCAAGTAACCCACTAAATGGTAATTGCTCATATACATAGAATAAAGCTGTTTCCAAAGCTTGACCTGAAATGTCAAGACCTAGATTGTATTCGAAAAAGATTCCGGTACCTCCGAACACTCCGAACCATAGGGAGCATACAATAGTAGGCAATACTAATACAGCGATAACGAATTCCCTAACAGTTCTTCCTTTCGAAACACGCGCAATGAATGTTCCGACGAACGGAGCCCAAGCAATCCACCAAGCCCAATAGAAGATAGTCCAGCCCTGAAGCCAAGCGGCACTCTCTACATCAAACGGAGAGAGACGTAGCCCCATTGCGGGTAAGTTTTGGATATAACTACCGAAAGTTGTTGTAAATAGATCCATTAAGAAGATCGTTGGTCCTAATGCAATTACAGCAATGAAAAGAATAACTGCCAAAACTAAGTTGGTGTTACTTAAGTACTTGATTCCCTTTTTTAGGCCTGTTCCAGCACTTAGCATAAAAAGTACTGTTACAATAGCTATAATAAGAAACTGCATCGAAAAGTTGTTTGGAATTCCTGTTAAATAACTTAATCCTCCGTTTATTTGAGCTGCGCCTAGTCCTAATGAAGCACATACTCCAAAGATCGTGGCAAAGACTGCTACTATATCAATTATTTTACCAGTACGTCCCTTCACTTTGTCGCCAAGTAAAGGATAGAGGGCTGCACTCATTAATCCAGGGTAACCTTTTCTAAATTTAAAATAGGCAATTCCTAAAGCGATCGTAGCGTAAATTGCCCAAGCATGAAAGCCCCAATGAAGATAAGTGTACCGTAAACTTAAGATTGCGGCATCTTCTGTTCCCCCGCTAATAAATGGTGGACTTGCAAAGTGAGAAATAGGTTCTGAAACGCCAAAAAATAATAGTCCAATTCCCATACCAGCACTGAAAAGCATCGCAAACCATGTAGGACGATTAAATTCTGGTTTGTCATCGTCTTTCCCAAGCTTAATTTTTCCATACTTACTAAAGATGAGAAAGAGTGCAAAGATTAAGAAAAACGTAGCAGCGAGCTGGTAAAACCAACCAAAGTTTTCTAAAAAGAAC is a window from the Evansella cellulosilytica DSM 2522 genome containing:
- a CDS encoding glycine betaine uptake BCCT transporter, whose protein sequence is MKKVTTVFWVSIGLSIIFVLWGAFFPVHLGNVMDVTLAFFLENFGWFYQLAATFFLIFALFLIFSKYGKIKLGKDDDKPEFNRPTWFAMLFSAGMGIGLLFFGVSEPISHFASPPFISGGTEDAAILSLRYTYLHWGFHAWAIYATIALGIAYFKFRKGYPGLMSAALYPLLGDKVKGRTGKIIDIVAVFATIFGVCASLGLGAAQINGGLSYLTGIPNNFSMQFLIIAIVTVLFMLSAGTGLKKGIKYLSNTNLVLAVILFIAVIALGPTIFLMDLFTTTFGSYIQNLPAMGLRLSPFDVESAAWLQGWTIFYWAWWIAWAPFVGTFIARVSKGRTVREFVIAVLVLPTIVCSLWFGVFGGTGIFFEYNLGLDISGQALETALFYVYEQLPFSGLLAFITIFLISTFFITSADSATFVLGMQTTNGSTEPPNIVKYSWGIVLAASAVVLMASGGLEAMQTAIIVSAFPLTFILVLMTFSMLKSFKEETKPQPDPTTENRRFMKRRYRDNANQT